TAATACCTCAGCTTAAAGCTTTAAACTCTTTAAAAAAGGTATTTTATATAAGTGGTAACCATGATCTGTTTTATGGAATAAAAGGATTAAAAGAGCTTCTGACAAATTTCACTTTTTTAGATAATAAAACCACTTTTATAAAGTACCAAAATAGAGATATTGCCCTTGCTGGGATAAGTGATAGATTCTCAAAATTTTTTAAAATAAAAAGAGAAGAAAAAAAAATTCTTAGCTTTTTAAAAAGTAATGAAGACTCTATCTTACTTGCCCACCAACCAAAGGATTACTCTTTAGCAATAGCTTCAAATACAAAACTTTTTTTATGTGGACATACTCACGGAGGGCAAGTTTTTCCCTTTCACTACTTTGTAAGACTCTTTCAACCTTTTCTTGCTGGTATCTTCTATAAAAAAGATACTTGTATCTATGTAAATAGAGGATTAGGTACTTGGGGGATTGATTTTAGATATAAAGCCAATAGCGAAATAACTCTTTTAAAATTAATAAATAATTAGTATTCATATTATATTCATATTTTTGTACTATAATTTAATTATGAAAATATTAATTATAGAAGATGATGAAAAAATCGTAAACTTTTTGAAAAAAGGTCTTGAAGAAGAGTCTTATAGTGTTGACCACTCATTAAATGGAGATGAGGGTATTTATTTAGCTAGTGTAAATGATTATGATCTAATACTTCTTGATATTATGCTTCCTATTAAAGATGGAATTGAAGTGTGTAGAACTCTTAGGTCAAACTCTATTAATACACCAATTATAATGCTTACTGCTAAAGACTCTATTGAAGATAAAATAAAGGGTTTAGATATTGGTGCAAATGATTATTTAGCAAAACCTTTCTCTTTTAGTGAACTGCTTGCTAGAATAAGAGTACAACTTAGAGCTACCAATCAAAATCAAACCACTC
This sequence is a window from Halarcobacter bivalviorum. Protein-coding genes within it:
- a CDS encoding response regulator transcription factor, whose product is MKILIIEDDEKIVNFLKKGLEEESYSVDHSLNGDEGIYLASVNDYDLILLDIMLPIKDGIEVCRTLRSNSINTPIIMLTAKDSIEDKIKGLDIGANDYLAKPFSFSELLARIRVQLRATNQNQTTLKLADLQLDLLTKTAKRGEDTINLTAKEFALLEYLIKNQNKVLSESVISSSLSNMDDMNISNVVNVYIYRLRNKIDKPYEKKLIKTIRGLGFKISDD
- a CDS encoding metallophosphoesterase, producing MRLPELEIKNLKVKSENLQGLQILHLSDLHINKKTKVMNIEKLVAFCNSLEYDFLALTGDIIDCKVDKIIPQLKALNSLKKVFYISGNHDLFYGIKGLKELLTNFTFLDNKTTFIKYQNRDIALAGISDRFSKFFKIKREEKKILSFLKSNEDSILLAHQPKDYSLAIASNTKLFLCGHTHGGQVFPFHYFVRLFQPFLAGIFYKKDTCIYVNRGLGTWGIDFRYKANSEITLLKLINN